One Streptomyces sp. B21-105 genomic region harbors:
- a CDS encoding Nramp family divalent metal transporter — MADTTEPPTGNTKATEDTGAGKAPSGVDQTPRKSSWKYIGPGIVVAATGVGAGDLVATLIAGSNFGYTLLWAAVVGCLVKISLAEAAGRWHLSTGRTLFDGWAGLGRWTTWFFGVYLVVWGFVYGAAAMSSSALPLQALFPDVMGLKSWAVACGLVGLVFVWFNKYAVFEKVMTVLVGVMFVVTVYLAVRVTPNLGDALAGLLPVLPDEKDSVLNTLGLIGGVGGTITLAAYGYWVNAKGWTNTGWMKVMRLDNRVAYLTTGVFVVAMLFVGAELLHSANVSIASGDKGLVQLSDILEAKYGAATAKFFLIGFFATSFTSLIGVWHGVSLMFADFYARLRGGSDTTGTEVASGERERSWPFRAYLLWLTFPPIVLLFQGQPFRLVILYGVLGAAFLPFLAGTLLWLLNSSRTPREWRNGLLSNAMLALAGLLFLVLCVKQIWDQPWSDFF; from the coding sequence ATGGCGGACACCACGGAACCCCCCACGGGAAACACCAAGGCCACCGAGGACACCGGGGCCGGCAAGGCTCCATCCGGCGTCGACCAGACCCCCAGAAAGTCCAGCTGGAAGTACATCGGACCCGGCATCGTGGTCGCGGCGACCGGCGTCGGCGCCGGCGACCTCGTGGCCACCCTCATCGCCGGCAGCAACTTCGGCTACACCCTGCTCTGGGCGGCGGTCGTCGGCTGCCTGGTCAAGATCTCCCTCGCCGAGGCGGCCGGCCGCTGGCACCTGTCCACCGGCCGCACCCTCTTCGACGGCTGGGCGGGGCTCGGCCGTTGGACGACGTGGTTCTTCGGCGTCTACCTCGTCGTCTGGGGCTTCGTCTACGGCGCGGCGGCGATGTCGTCGAGCGCGCTGCCGCTGCAGGCGCTGTTCCCGGACGTGATGGGCCTCAAGTCGTGGGCCGTCGCCTGCGGTCTGGTCGGCCTGGTGTTCGTCTGGTTCAACAAGTACGCCGTCTTCGAGAAGGTCATGACGGTCCTCGTGGGTGTCATGTTCGTGGTCACCGTGTACCTGGCGGTCCGCGTCACCCCGAACCTCGGCGACGCCCTCGCCGGCCTGCTGCCGGTCCTGCCGGACGAGAAGGACTCCGTCCTCAACACCCTCGGCCTGATCGGCGGCGTGGGCGGCACCATCACGCTGGCCGCGTACGGCTACTGGGTCAACGCCAAGGGCTGGACGAACACCGGCTGGATGAAGGTCATGCGGCTGGACAACCGCGTCGCCTACCTCACGACCGGCGTCTTCGTCGTCGCCATGCTCTTCGTCGGCGCGGAACTGCTGCACTCGGCGAACGTGTCGATCGCGAGCGGCGACAAGGGGCTCGTCCAGCTCAGCGACATCCTGGAGGCGAAGTACGGCGCGGCCACGGCCAAGTTCTTCCTCATCGGCTTCTTCGCGACGTCCTTCACCTCGCTGATCGGCGTCTGGCACGGCGTGAGCCTGATGTTCGCCGACTTCTACGCCCGCCTGCGGGGCGGCAGCGACACGACCGGCACGGAGGTCGCCTCCGGCGAGCGGGAACGCTCCTGGCCCTTCCGGGCGTACCTGCTCTGGCTGACCTTCCCGCCGATCGTGCTGCTCTTCCAGGGCCAGCCGTTCCGCCTGGTCATCCTCTACGGTGTGCTGGGCGCGGCCTTCCTGCCGTTCCTGGCGGGGACGCTGCTGTGGCTGCTCAACTCCTCCCGCACGCCCCGCGAGTGGCGCAACGGGCTGCTGAGCAACGCGATGCTTGCACTGGCGGGGCTGCTGTTCCTGGTGCTGTGCGTCAAGCAGATCTGGGACCAGCCCTGGTCGGATTTCTTCTGA
- a CDS encoding TadE/TadG family type IV pilus assembly protein: MRDRGRGRAYRWESGSGSGRDRGQAAIEYLGFLPVLLAVALAAVQLGLVAYAAQQAGTAARTGARSASLREDYAGDCARAVSAWLNASCAPAYSDKEVRVTSTVDIPSVIPGIGFGEAHRTATMPLDH, encoded by the coding sequence GTGCGGGACCGAGGGCGCGGACGCGCGTACCGGTGGGAGAGCGGGAGCGGGAGCGGGCGGGACCGGGGCCAGGCGGCCATCGAGTACCTGGGCTTCCTGCCCGTCCTCCTCGCCGTCGCGCTGGCCGCCGTCCAGCTCGGGCTGGTCGCGTACGCGGCGCAGCAGGCCGGGACCGCGGCGCGCACGGGGGCGCGCAGCGCGTCGCTGCGCGAGGACTACGCCGGGGACTGCGCGCGGGCGGTCAGCGCTTGGCTGAACGCCAGTTGCGCGCCCGCGTACTCCGACAAGGAGGTCCGGGTCACCTCCACCGTCGACATCCCCTCCGTCATCCCCGGCATCGGATTCGGAGAGGCTCACAGGACAGCCACCATGCCACTCGACCACTGA
- a CDS encoding pilus assembly protein: MLPTIIVTLVVVWQFVLLGYTYTLAGNAADEAVRAGTAAHPGARSAACAQAGRDKLGDAWEGGAEVSCGGSGFVTAEVTLHVPVLVPGLIDFPFPVRAHAGAVEEEDGD; the protein is encoded by the coding sequence ATGCTCCCCACCATCATCGTGACGCTGGTGGTGGTGTGGCAGTTCGTCCTCCTGGGATACACGTACACGCTCGCGGGGAATGCTGCCGACGAGGCGGTGCGGGCGGGCACGGCGGCGCATCCTGGGGCGCGGTCGGCGGCCTGCGCACAGGCGGGCAGGGACAAGCTGGGGGACGCGTGGGAGGGGGGCGCCGAGGTGAGCTGCGGGGGCAGCGGTTTCGTGACAGCCGAAGTCACGCTGCACGTCCCCGTCCTGGTCCCCGGCCTGATCGACTTCCCGTTCCCGGTGCGCGCCCACGCCGGCGCGGTCGAGGAAGAGGACGGCGACTGA
- a CDS encoding sensor histidine kinase, with amino-acid sequence MSRQVFGFRLAMIAVAAPAALLNAAPGMGVRLVGAAVVVTFMGSYVLFRDWERFGPLLLRHPSLLVADTLLGALLLVSAGPGTTLAYVSVCTPLLAGIVYGWRGAACFASLQSLILLLVHAALRHGPDVSVAERLLLPGLCVITGAMGSTLRGLMLRFGAATHALTEVKARLAVTEAVAAERARLAREMHDSVAKTLHGVALAADALACSAVAPDTDPARVRRHAELIARAARQAAAESRELLTDLRREEPEDTVRGVDVLPELAARTRDFAALTGLPASYHATGDRTTLPVPPVVARHLLTITSEAMDNVRRHADPTRVAVHAGVHGDRLCISVYDDGRGLPDGTTLEDLRRSGHFGLVGMVERAAAIGARIHIGRGAHPEGTEVRLELPLTASRP; translated from the coding sequence ATGTCCCGGCAGGTCTTCGGCTTCCGGCTGGCCATGATCGCCGTCGCCGCCCCGGCCGCCCTCCTCAACGCGGCCCCGGGAATGGGCGTCCGACTGGTGGGGGCGGCGGTCGTCGTCACCTTCATGGGCTCGTACGTCCTCTTCCGCGACTGGGAACGCTTCGGCCCCCTCCTGCTGAGACACCCCTCGCTGCTCGTCGCGGACACCCTCCTCGGCGCTCTGCTGCTGGTCTCCGCGGGCCCGGGCACGACACTCGCCTACGTCAGCGTCTGCACGCCGCTGCTGGCCGGCATCGTCTACGGCTGGCGGGGCGCCGCCTGCTTCGCCTCCCTCCAGTCGCTGATCCTGCTGCTCGTCCACGCGGCGCTGCGGCACGGGCCGGACGTGAGCGTGGCGGAACGGCTGCTGCTGCCCGGCCTCTGCGTCATCACGGGGGCGATGGGCTCCACCCTGCGCGGGCTGATGCTCCGCTTCGGCGCGGCGACGCACGCCCTGACCGAGGTCAAGGCGCGCCTCGCCGTCACCGAGGCGGTCGCCGCGGAACGTGCCCGACTGGCGCGGGAGATGCACGACTCGGTCGCCAAGACGCTGCACGGCGTGGCGCTCGCCGCAGACGCCCTGGCCTGCTCGGCGGTCGCGCCCGACACGGACCCGGCCCGGGTGCGCCGGCACGCCGAGTTGATCGCGCGCGCCGCACGGCAGGCCGCCGCGGAGTCCCGTGAACTCCTCACCGACCTGCGCCGCGAGGAGCCGGAGGACACGGTTCGGGGCGTCGACGTGCTGCCCGAACTGGCCGCCCGCACCCGGGACTTCGCCGCCCTCACGGGGCTGCCGGCCAGCTACCACGCCACCGGCGACCGGACGACGTTGCCCGTGCCGCCCGTCGTGGCCCGCCATCTCCTCACGATCACCTCGGAGGCCATGGACAACGTGCGGCGCCACGCCGACCCGACCCGCGTCGCCGTGCACGCGGGCGTCCACGGCGACCGCCTGTGTATCAGCGTCTACGACGACGGCCGAGGCCTGCCCGACGGCACCACACTCGAAGATCTACGCCGATCCGGCCATTTCGGCCTGGTCGGCATGGTGGAGCGGGCCGCCGCCATCGGCGCCCGCATCCACATCGGCCGCGGCGCACACCCCGAGGGCACCGAAGTCCGCCTCGAACTCCCCCTGACGGCGTCCCGCCCGTGA
- a CDS encoding SigE family RNA polymerase sigma factor, producing the protein MRQVRADEYAEFAAARARHLYRSACLLTAGDTHLAEDLVQETLGRLYVRWGRVSRVDNPAGYAQTVLTRTFLAHQRKRSSREQATDVFPDLPDRRGTDASLRLTLVQALGRLPAKDRAVVVLRYWEDRSIEETADAMNASSAAVRTRCSRALGRLRQLLGEDMSEYARP; encoded by the coding sequence ATGAGGCAGGTCCGCGCGGACGAGTACGCCGAGTTCGCGGCAGCGCGCGCCCGGCATCTCTACCGGTCCGCGTGTCTGCTCACCGCCGGGGACACGCATCTCGCCGAGGATCTGGTTCAGGAGACCCTCGGCAGGCTGTACGTCCGCTGGGGACGGGTGTCCCGGGTCGACAACCCGGCCGGGTACGCGCAGACCGTCCTCACCCGCACCTTCCTCGCGCACCAGCGCAAGCGCAGCAGCCGCGAACAGGCCACGGACGTGTTCCCCGACCTGCCCGACCGCAGAGGCACCGACGCCTCACTGCGGCTGACGCTGGTGCAGGCGCTCGGCCGGCTGCCCGCCAAGGACCGCGCCGTCGTGGTGCTGCGGTACTGGGAGGACCGCTCGATAGAGGAGACCGCCGACGCCATGAACGCCAGCTCAGCGGCCGTGCGGACCCGCTGCTCCCGTGCCCTCGGACGCCTGCGGCAACTGCTCGGCGAGGACATGAGCGAGTACGCCCGGCCCTGA
- a CDS encoding amino acid deaminase translates to MSTEAIAALARLAEERVDHRFKGLPPDADGLTVGELAAQRRDLFTGGFPTPVLALSAERLEHNLALMETYATRHGLAFAPHGKTSMAPQLFWRQLDHGAWGITLAVPHQVRVARAYGVGRIFLANELVDAAALRWVSAELDADPAFRLVCYVDSVRGVELMDAALRGAVRPLDVVVELAAGEGARAGVRTEEECAAVADAVAAVPTLRLVGVAGYEAETPGADPERVRAWLRRLVALAAGFDRAGRFADAEEIIVSAGGSSWFDAVADVLAGIPELSLPVVKLLRSGAYVSHDDGHYRGLTPFNRVPEEGALEPALRLWTQVVSRPSPDQAFVNAGKRDAAYDLDLPFAQVIRRDGRERPATGVSVTALSDQHAWLRTTDEADLEVGDWVGLGLSHPCTSFDKWPLIPLAEADGTVVDYIRTYF, encoded by the coding sequence ATGAGTACCGAGGCGATCGCGGCGCTCGCCCGACTGGCCGAGGAACGTGTCGACCACCGCTTCAAGGGCCTCCCGCCGGACGCCGACGGCCTCACCGTCGGCGAGCTGGCCGCCCAGCGCCGCGACCTCTTCACCGGCGGCTTCCCGACCCCGGTGCTGGCCCTTTCCGCGGAGCGCCTGGAGCACAACCTCGCGCTCATGGAGACGTACGCGACCCGGCACGGCCTCGCGTTCGCGCCGCACGGCAAGACCTCGATGGCCCCGCAGCTCTTCTGGCGCCAGCTCGACCACGGCGCCTGGGGCATCACCCTCGCGGTCCCGCACCAGGTGCGGGTGGCCCGGGCGTACGGCGTCGGGCGGATCTTCCTCGCCAACGAACTGGTCGACGCGGCGGCCCTGCGTTGGGTTTCCGCCGAGCTCGACGCCGACCCCGCGTTCCGCCTGGTCTGTTACGTCGACTCGGTGCGCGGCGTCGAGCTGATGGACGCGGCCCTGCGCGGCGCCGTCCGCCCCCTCGACGTCGTGGTCGAACTGGCGGCCGGTGAGGGCGCCCGCGCCGGCGTCCGCACGGAGGAGGAGTGCGCGGCGGTCGCGGACGCGGTGGCGGCCGTCCCGACGCTGCGGCTGGTCGGTGTCGCGGGTTACGAGGCAGAGACGCCGGGGGCCGACCCGGAGCGGGTGCGCGCATGGCTGCGCCGGCTGGTCGCCCTGGCCGCCGGCTTCGACAGGGCGGGCCGGTTCGCGGACGCCGAGGAGATCATCGTCAGCGCGGGCGGCAGCTCCTGGTTCGACGCGGTCGCCGACGTCCTCGCGGGGATCCCCGAACTGTCCCTGCCCGTGGTGAAGTTGCTGCGCTCGGGGGCGTACGTCAGCCACGACGACGGCCACTACCGGGGGCTGACGCCGTTCAACCGGGTCCCGGAGGAGGGCGCGCTGGAGCCCGCGCTGCGGCTGTGGACCCAGGTCGTCTCCCGCCCCTCCCCCGACCAGGCGTTCGTCAACGCGGGCAAGCGGGACGCGGCCTACGACCTCGACCTGCCCTTCGCCCAGGTGATCCGCCGCGACGGCCGGGAACGGCCCGCGACCGGCGTCTCGGTGACCGCGCTCTCCGACCAGCACGCCTGGCTGCGTACGACGGACGAGGCGGACCTGGAGGTCGGCGACTGGGTGGGCCTGGGGCTGTCCCACCCGTGCACGTCCTTCGACAAGTGGCCGCTGATCCCGCTGGCCGAGGCGGACGGCACGGTGGTCGACTACATCCGCACGTACTTCTGA
- the cpaB gene encoding Flp pilus assembly protein CpaB, with the protein MNSRQRRGVILLILSIVCALGAFAGVLSVIDDVKSKVGPEVTAYELRSDIAPYTALSAGQFKKIEMPERWLSENAVTDLAAIRGKIAVTTLRKGSLLQSDMIVDQPALQPGQQEVAIMIDAATGVAGKITPGSSVNVYATFEGARDSDPDQSKIIVTNARVLDVGELTALEPDEKNRSQSPRDAVPITFALSTLDAQRITYAESFAKRVRLALVAPGGSATVPDKDRTYELATDK; encoded by the coding sequence ATGAACTCCCGTCAGCGCCGCGGCGTGATTCTGCTCATCCTGTCGATCGTGTGCGCCCTCGGCGCCTTCGCCGGCGTTCTCTCCGTCATCGACGACGTGAAGTCCAAGGTCGGTCCCGAGGTCACCGCGTACGAGCTGCGCTCCGACATCGCGCCCTACACCGCCCTGAGCGCGGGCCAGTTCAAGAAGATAGAGATGCCGGAGCGCTGGCTGTCCGAGAACGCCGTCACCGACCTCGCCGCCATCCGCGGCAAGATCGCCGTGACGACGCTGCGGAAGGGCTCCCTGCTGCAGAGCGACATGATCGTCGACCAGCCCGCCCTCCAGCCGGGCCAGCAGGAGGTCGCCATCATGATCGACGCGGCGACCGGCGTGGCCGGCAAGATCACCCCGGGTTCGTCCGTCAACGTCTACGCGACCTTCGAGGGCGCCCGCGACAGTGATCCCGACCAGTCGAAGATCATCGTCACCAACGCCCGGGTCCTCGACGTCGGCGAGCTGACCGCCCTCGAGCCGGACGAGAAGAACCGCAGCCAGTCGCCCAGGGACGCGGTGCCCATCACCTTCGCGCTGTCGACCCTCGACGCCCAGCGCATCACGTACGCCGAGTCGTTCGCCAAGCGCGTCCGCCTCGCCCTCGTCGCGCCCGGCGGCAGCGCCACGGTCCCCGACAAGGACCGTACGTACGAACTCGCCACGGACAAGTGA
- a CDS encoding AAA family ATPase, protein MPTRILPAVGDADAVRSLTTLLSQLPDAEPVAPVADSTQLVDTLARLAAESVDELPEVVVVHERIGPVPALELVREVALRFPAVGVVLVTTDAGPGLFAAAMDAGARGLVTLPLSYEDLANRVQAVATWSVGVRRHLGHGGDVFTGAGGTVVTVSGAKGGVGATLTAVQLALAAQASGRPTALVDLDLQAGDVASYLDVQFRRSVVDLAAIADISPRILAEAVFRHDSGVALLLAPGEGERGEEVTDRAARQILGALRSRYEVVVVDCGAQLAGAGAAAVELADRALLVTTPDVVAVRGAKRTVRMWDRLQIRKAEETTVVVNRHTRATEIQPPLIQKITGTAVATTTVPANFRELQAAVDAGRVDALDAKGAVRQALWALAGELGLVKAPETALVRRGGGRARGADRGPAGFRRRRE, encoded by the coding sequence ATGCCCACGAGGATCCTCCCGGCCGTCGGCGACGCGGACGCGGTCCGTTCCCTCACCACCCTGCTCAGCCAGCTCCCCGACGCCGAGCCGGTCGCCCCGGTCGCCGACTCCACCCAGCTGGTGGACACCCTCGCCCGGCTCGCCGCCGAGTCGGTCGACGAGCTCCCCGAGGTCGTCGTCGTCCACGAGCGGATCGGCCCCGTGCCGGCGCTGGAACTCGTTCGCGAGGTCGCCCTGCGTTTCCCGGCGGTCGGCGTCGTCCTCGTCACCACCGACGCCGGGCCCGGCCTCTTCGCCGCCGCCATGGACGCCGGCGCGCGCGGCCTGGTCACCCTGCCGCTGAGCTACGAGGACCTCGCGAACCGTGTGCAGGCCGTCGCCACCTGGTCGGTCGGGGTACGGCGTCATCTCGGCCACGGCGGCGACGTGTTCACCGGCGCGGGCGGCACCGTCGTCACCGTCAGCGGCGCGAAGGGAGGCGTCGGCGCGACCCTGACGGCCGTCCAGCTCGCCCTCGCCGCCCAGGCTTCCGGCCGTCCCACCGCCCTCGTCGACCTCGACCTCCAGGCCGGCGACGTCGCCTCCTACCTGGACGTCCAGTTCCGCCGTTCGGTCGTAGACCTCGCCGCCATCGCCGACATCTCGCCCCGCATCCTCGCCGAGGCCGTCTTCCGGCACGACAGCGGAGTGGCACTCCTGCTCGCCCCCGGCGAGGGCGAACGCGGCGAGGAGGTCACCGACCGCGCCGCCCGCCAGATCCTCGGCGCGCTGCGCTCCCGCTACGAGGTCGTCGTCGTCGACTGCGGCGCCCAGCTCGCCGGCGCCGGCGCCGCCGCCGTCGAACTCGCCGACCGCGCCCTGCTCGTCACCACCCCCGACGTGGTCGCCGTGCGCGGCGCCAAACGCACCGTGCGCATGTGGGACCGGCTGCAGATCCGCAAGGCCGAGGAGACGACCGTCGTCGTCAACCGCCACACGCGCGCGACGGAGATCCAGCCCCCGCTCATCCAGAAGATCACCGGCACCGCCGTCGCCACGACGACGGTGCCCGCCAACTTCCGCGAACTGCAGGCCGCGGTCGACGCCGGCCGGGTGGACGCCCTCGACGCCAAGGGCGCCGTCCGACAGGCGCTCTGGGCGCTCGCGGGGGAGCTCGGGCTGGTCAAGGCGCCGGAGACGGCGCTGGTGCGCCGCGGCGGCGGACGCGCCCGCGGTGCGGACCGGGGGCCGGCCGGGTTCCGGCGGCGGAGGGAGTGA
- a CDS encoding CpaF family protein produces MSLRARITSPDEHGGRGEDGHLVTSYRAKLLEEIDLAEMSALAAAERRARLERVLGHIISREGPVLSTGERAQLIRRVVDEALGLGILEPLLEDASITEIMVNGPDAIFVERGGRVEQLPLRFASNDQLMQTIERIVSTVNRRVDETNPMVDARLPSGERVNVIIPPLSLTGPILTIRRFPRSFTLHELVGFGSLDEQMLYLLAGLVQAKFNVIVSGATGTGKTTLLNALSGLIPDGERIITIEDSAELQLQQSHVIRLESRPPNVEGNGRITIRDLVRNSLRMRPDRIVVGEVRGGESLDMLQAMSTGHDGSLATVHANSAEDALMRLQTLASMSEVEIPFVALHDQINSAVDVVVQLTRFADGARRVTEIALLDSHGGEPYRLATIARFNARPMSADGRIDGAFEYFPLPRRTADRLYMASQPIPQAFGVARDALELTTREAR; encoded by the coding sequence ATGAGCCTGCGGGCGCGCATCACCTCCCCCGACGAGCACGGCGGGCGCGGCGAGGACGGCCACCTGGTCACGTCCTACCGGGCCAAACTCCTCGAGGAGATCGACCTCGCCGAGATGAGCGCGCTGGCGGCGGCCGAACGCCGGGCGCGGCTGGAGCGGGTGCTGGGGCACATCATCAGCCGCGAGGGCCCGGTGCTGTCCACGGGGGAGCGCGCGCAGCTGATCCGCCGGGTCGTCGACGAGGCGCTCGGCCTCGGCATCCTGGAACCCCTGCTCGAGGACGCGTCGATCACCGAGATCATGGTCAACGGACCGGACGCGATCTTCGTCGAACGCGGCGGCCGGGTGGAGCAGCTTCCCCTCCGCTTCGCGTCCAACGACCAGCTGATGCAGACGATCGAACGCATCGTCTCGACGGTCAACCGGCGGGTGGACGAGACGAACCCGATGGTCGACGCCCGCCTCCCGTCCGGCGAACGCGTCAACGTGATCATCCCCCCGCTGTCGCTCACCGGCCCCATCCTCACCATCCGTCGCTTCCCGCGCTCCTTCACCCTGCACGAACTGGTCGGCTTCGGTTCGCTGGACGAGCAGATGCTGTACCTGCTGGCCGGGCTGGTGCAGGCGAAGTTCAACGTGATCGTCTCGGGCGCGACCGGCACCGGCAAGACGACGTTGCTGAACGCGCTTTCCGGCCTGATTCCGGACGGCGAACGCATCATCACCATCGAGGACTCGGCGGAACTGCAGCTCCAGCAGTCCCATGTGATCCGTCTGGAGTCCCGCCCGCCGAACGTGGAGGGCAACGGCCGCATCACCATCCGCGACCTGGTGCGCAACTCCCTGCGCATGCGCCCCGACCGGATCGTCGTCGGCGAGGTCCGCGGCGGCGAGTCGCTCGACATGCTCCAGGCGATGTCGACCGGCCACGACGGCTCCCTCGCCACGGTCCACGCCAACAGCGCCGAGGACGCGCTGATGCGGCTGCAGACCCTCGCGTCGATGTCGGAGGTCGAGATCCCCTTCGTCGCGCTGCACGACCAGATCAACAGCGCGGTGGACGTCGTCGTCCAGCTCACCCGTTTCGCCGACGGCGCCCGCCGCGTCACCGAGATCGCCCTGCTGGACAGCCATGGCGGAGAGCCGTACCGGCTGGCGACGATCGCCCGGTTCAACGCCCGGCCGATGAGCGCCGACGGCCGTATCGACGGGGCCTTCGAGTACTTCCCCCTCCCGCGCCGCACCGCGGACCGGCTCTACATGGCGAGCCAGCCGATCCCGCAGGCGTTCGGGGTCGCGCGTGACGCACTCGAACTGACCACAAGGGAAGCCCGGTAA
- a CDS encoding type II secretion system F family protein has product MDLDTLITLTTGVALLTCALAVAGLHAYTRGRAQRAELVERLTSAGQVHGGARRRRFHTLDRRLRRTATGRRLELKLAATGLDVTPGEFFVYLLAAVAGLWLVGQATLAPFFGPIAGLLGVWAAWQFLTWQRQKRIEKFINQLPELARILANATHAGLALRTAIGMAAEELEAPAGEELAKVANQLAVGHSMDDALGELAERLPSRELVVLVTTLVLSNRAGGQVVGALRNLTETLEERKETRREVRTQLSQVNMTAYAVPVLGVGSLFLMNGVKDGALERMTGSPVGQGAVIIAFALYAVGFVLIRRMSRIDV; this is encoded by the coding sequence ATGGACCTCGACACCCTCATCACCCTCACCACCGGCGTGGCCCTGCTGACCTGCGCCCTGGCCGTCGCCGGCCTGCACGCCTACACCCGGGGCCGGGCCCAGCGCGCCGAACTGGTGGAACGCCTGACCTCCGCCGGGCAGGTGCACGGCGGCGCCCGCCGGCGGCGCTTCCACACCCTGGACCGGCGGCTGCGCCGCACCGCGACCGGCCGCCGGCTGGAGCTGAAGCTCGCGGCGACCGGTCTGGACGTGACGCCGGGCGAGTTCTTCGTCTACCTGCTGGCCGCGGTGGCCGGCCTGTGGCTCGTCGGCCAGGCCACCCTCGCCCCCTTCTTCGGGCCGATCGCCGGCCTGCTGGGCGTCTGGGCGGCCTGGCAGTTCCTGACCTGGCAGCGTCAGAAACGCATCGAGAAGTTCATCAACCAACTCCCCGAGCTGGCCCGCATCCTGGCCAACGCGACCCACGCCGGACTGGCGCTGCGCACGGCGATAGGCATGGCGGCGGAGGAGCTGGAAGCGCCCGCCGGTGAGGAACTGGCCAAGGTCGCCAACCAGTTGGCCGTCGGCCATTCCATGGACGACGCTCTCGGTGAACTCGCCGAGCGCCTGCCCTCCCGCGAACTGGTCGTCCTCGTCACCACCCTGGTCCTCTCCAACCGGGCCGGCGGCCAGGTCGTCGGGGCGCTGCGCAACCTGACGGAGACGCTGGAGGAACGCAAGGAGACCCGACGCGAGGTACGCACCCAGCTGTCCCAGGTGAACATGACGGCGTATGCGGTGCCGGTGTTGGGAGTGGGCTCCCTCTTCCTCATGAACGGCGTCAAGGACGGCGCCCTGGAGCGCATGACCGGCTCCCCGGTCGGCCAGGGCGCCGTCATCATCGCCTTCGCCCTGTACGCGGTCGGCTTCGTCCTCATCCGCCGTATGTCCCGCATCGACGTCTGA
- a CDS encoding DUF5936 domain-containing protein, which translates to MELLLALVMGLAVWGAFAGIRMYRADAKLPPDLALALEVGATRTGAVDSVVDRLGMRYAPAVLRLMGPKQVARYRRKIDLAGNPGGLTIDRYAARRAVYGALGGFGGLVFLLQGRIVVALLLFAFAAFWTEVGIWAAIRIRKDVIERTLPDFLDVLAVVVSAGLGFRQALDRVASKYEGPWADEIRITLRQMDLGVSRRQAFAELRRRNDSEQVAMFVTALQQGEELGAPIVDTLVSIAKDMRRTDAQNARRKAARAVPRATLMITTFMVPATMLLLGAGLLLGSGTDFSPLTGD; encoded by the coding sequence ATGGAACTACTGCTCGCACTCGTCATGGGTCTCGCCGTCTGGGGCGCCTTCGCCGGCATCCGCATGTACCGCGCGGACGCCAAGCTTCCGCCGGACCTGGCCCTGGCCCTGGAGGTCGGCGCGACCCGCACCGGCGCGGTCGACTCCGTCGTCGACCGGCTCGGCATGCGGTACGCCCCGGCCGTACTGCGCCTGATGGGCCCCAAGCAGGTCGCCAGGTACCGCCGCAAGATCGACCTGGCGGGCAACCCGGGCGGGCTGACCATCGACCGCTATGCGGCGCGCCGCGCGGTGTACGGCGCCCTCGGCGGCTTCGGCGGGCTCGTGTTCCTGCTGCAGGGCAGGATCGTCGTGGCCCTGCTGCTCTTCGCGTTCGCCGCGTTCTGGACCGAGGTCGGCATCTGGGCGGCGATCCGGATCCGCAAGGACGTGATCGAGCGGACGCTGCCCGACTTCCTGGACGTCCTCGCCGTCGTCGTGAGCGCCGGGCTGGGCTTCCGGCAGGCCCTCGACCGCGTCGCGTCGAAGTACGAGGGGCCCTGGGCGGACGAGATCCGCATCACCCTGCGCCAGATGGACCTCGGGGTGAGCCGCCGGCAGGCCTTCGCGGAGCTGCGCCGCCGCAACGACTCCGAGCAGGTCGCCATGTTCGTCACCGCGCTCCAGCAGGGCGAGGAGCTGGGCGCGCCGATCGTGGACACGCTCGTGTCTATCGCCAAGGACATGCGCCGCACGGACGCCCAGAACGCTCGCCGCAAGGCCGCCCGGGCGGTCCCGAGGGCCACGCTGATGATCACCACGTTCATGGTCCCGGCGACGATGCTCCTCCTCGGCGCCGGCCTCCTCCTCGGCTCCGGCACGGACTTCAGCCCGCTCACGGGCGACTAG